Below is a window of Pyrobaculum aerophilum str. IM2 DNA.
GGGTTAGTGTGGACGTCTATGCCGGGAGAGACTGCAAGGGTAAGTGGCTTTTGCTTAAAAAACGGGGGCAGGAGAGGTACCTCTTAGTCTGTCCCGGCAACACATGATTTTGTTCTTCCTGACGGCGTTTGGGCTTGGGTGGCTCTTCCAGTTGTTAGCTGTTTACAGCCCCTTCTGGCTCGCCGCAACTATGTGGACGCCGGCGCTGGGAGCCTTGCTTGAGCTGAAGAGGGAGGGTAGGCTTAAGCCTAGGCCGCTCGGCGGGGACTGGCGGGGCTTAAAAACACTTTACAAAGCTACAGTCCCGGCGGCGTTTTGGGTGGCGTTGTCGTGTCTAATGTCGTTTTTCTTCGTGGGCCCTAATCCCTATACTCCCCCGACGGTCCGCGTGTATTTTCTCGTGCCAGTGGAAGCCCCCGGCTGGGTTGTATACGCCGCGCTCCCCCTAGCTCTGGCGGCCCCTTTCATAAACGCCCTTATTGTCACCTTCGGCGAGGAGTTCGGCTGGCGCGGTTATCTCCTCCCAAAGCTGGCTAGGAGAATGGGCTGGATCTGGGCCTCCGCGGTCGTTGGCGTCGTGTGGGGCGTGTGGCACACGCCGGCAATTCTCGTCGTTGGTCACAATTACGGGCGGCCGTAGTGTTTAGAGTGTCTCAGGGCCTTTGTCCTTTTGACACTACCTATGTCTTTCCTCCACACTTGGGCATATTTGAAATACGGCGTTTGGGGAGCCGCCTTTCTCCACGGCGCAGTTAACGGCTGGGCTGGAGCCTACTTTCTACTCTACCCGCATACTTTCGGCGATGTGGTGTGGAGCATAACAGGGCTATACGGCGCCGCCACTCTTACAGTCACTACTGCGGCATTTTGGCTCTTGGCGACCCTCGTCGCCCGGGCAACAAAAATAGAGAATCTGCTGACATCCGTGGAAAACAAGTCCTTGGATATTAGGCTGAAACGCGCTTAAGACATGACGGCGACTACAAGCCGGACTCCAGTCTGATAATAGGCGCCCTCGTTGCTGAGAGTGCTGCTGGCGGACGCGAAGGCCGGCGGCGGAGTGAGCCGCGCCAACTTCCGCTCCCTTATCCGGAACGGAGTGACTCGTAGCAACGTGAGGAGATCTGCTCGGCCCTTTCTCTGCCTTTCTGCGTACGGGCGGCCTCTCGCCGGGCGGGCAGTAATGAAGTCGATTTTAGCTCTGCGCCCCGCCTTGTGTCTCCGGCGGCTCTTTATTTTGATCTACGGCTTGGCTCTGCGGGGCTTGTTGCGGCTCTTTTGACATTTCAATTAACATCTCTACTAGCTTCATCCCCTTATCTGTTATCCTAAGAAAAGTCATTACGTCAAGCCTCCTCCTCCTGACCAGGCCGTATTTCTCTAGCTTAATGGCCAAGGCGTAAAAACTGGGGTCAGTGACGCCGTAGGGGAGGACATCTAAAGCGCATATCCAGCTCGAGTGCCTATTAGCGAAGTATATGACGGTCAGTAGTTTAAGCCCGTCGCACTTAACAGCCTTTAAGAACTCGTCAACTTGTTTAATAATTTTCAACTCCTCCTCCACGTAAAAAACTACGTGGGGTTTTTATAGAAAGGCCCCAGCGACTTCTTTAATAAACCGGGCTAAATGCGGCGCCTTGTCTGCTAGCCTTTTATACGCCGTTTCTAAGTCGTCGTCTGGCGATACGCCGTATCTCGCCAGGGTG
It encodes the following:
- a CDS encoding CPBP family glutamic-type intramembrane protease — protein: MILFFLTAFGLGWLFQLLAVYSPFWLAATMWTPALGALLELKREGRLKPRPLGGDWRGLKTLYKATVPAAFWVALSCLMSFFFVGPNPYTPPTVRVYFLVPVEAPGWVVYAALPLALAAPFINALIVTFGEEFGWRGYLLPKLARRMGWIWASAVVGVVWGVWHTPAILVVGHNYGRP